In Bacteroides cellulosilyticus, the genomic stretch AGCTCTTTCATTTCCATCAGATGTGCATCTAATGCCTCACCATGCAAGGTATCCATCTTCAATAAATCATCTTTTAAAGTTCTCATATCCATAGTGGTTTAATGCCTCTTCAGGGCGGTTAATTACTTCTTTAAATTTTCTTTTCGTTTCAAGAGTTCAGATATCCTTTCAAGAAGGAGATTAGTACGTCTCTCATCATCTTCATTTCCGATATTTGTACCTTTCTTTTCCATTCCCGTAGATTCTGTTTTTCCCTTTCTATCTCTAACTCGATTTTCTCAACTTCATTAAGCTCCTTCATCTTTTCTTTTTTGATAGTTAATCTGTCGTTTATCCGGCACCACAAAGATACATAATCTTTTGTATATAACAAATTAGTTCTATATAAATTATTCGAGTTTCACAAGTGCAGTGAGATAAGATTATATATCTTTTGTGAGTATACAGCACCCGCATGAACAACATCATTAAAAATACCTAATTAATATTGGGAAAGAGGAGGAGCGATAGTTCATCCTTTTTGTTTTTTTCCTTCCCTCCTATCCGGAAAAGAGGAATATTCTGATTTTTCCGGTTTTAACAAATGGATGTCGGAAGGAAACAAATAGAACAGATTATCTTTTCTTTTGTCGTACATAATATGTATTTCTATAAATTGATAATAAAACTATGGCGACTGTAAAAGTAAAATTCAGAAAATCATCGGTGGAGGGAAAAGCCGGTACTATCTATTACCAGCTATGCCACAAGCAAAGCAACAGGCAGATAACCACCCGAATGCGTATACTTCCCCATTGGTGGGATGCAGAAAAAGAAACATTCATAGCCGAAGCGGACAACATTGGGTTTTCCGCCCGCTACCAGCAGCAAATAGAGAAAGACCTGCAGTGTATCCGTCGGATTCTATGCGAATGGGACGGAGAAGGAAGAGACTACACTTTAGCGGATGTCATTGACCGCTTTCGTACTTTGAATGAAAACGGAGACACAGTGCTGTCTTGTTTGACAGTACTGATCGATGAGCTTAAAAACGATGGCCGATGGGGAAATGCCCGCAATCTCCAACGGGCATCGAACAGCTTCTCCGACTTTCTGGGAGGCTTAGACATACCACTCAAGCAAATAGACGAAAGACTTGTCATGGAGTACGAGCAATGGCTCCGGGCACGAAAAGTGAGCAAAAACAGCAGTTCTTTCTATATGCGGACTTTGCGCTCCGCTTACAATAAAGTGATAAACCGGAATCAAATGGAACAAACATTTCCTTTTCGGAATGTTTATACCGGTGTGGAGCGTACCCGCAAACGTGCCGTACCCGAAGATATCATGGTTCGTTTACAAAAACTGGACCTGACACATTCTGCTCCACTTGCCTTTTCTCGCGACATGTTTATCTTCAGTTATTGCACCCGTGGAATGGCTTTTGTAGACATTGCCTATCTGAAAAAGGAGGATGTAAGCGGAGGAATACTTAGTTATGTCCGCCATAAGACGGGGCAACGCCTCACCGTTCGCATAGAACCTCTTATTGAGGAGATTATCAAGCGTTATGAGCCATCTGTCCGCAACAGTCCCTACCTTTTTCCAATCATTACGTCCAATGATCCGGAAGAGACTTTCCGACAATATCAGACGGCGCTGGGCTATCATAACCGAAAATTGAAAAAACTGGGGAAGTTAACAGGAGAAAATCTACATCTCTCCTCCTATACCGCAAGGCATAGTTGGGCGACGGTTGCACGCAAACACAACGTCCCGTTGTCCGTCATAAGCGCAGGTATGGGGCACACTTCCGAAAAGACCACGCTCATATACTTGGACTCTGTAGAAAACTCACTGATAGATAAGGCTAATGAAGGGATTTTAGAGGCGTTATGTTGTAACGTTTCTAAGTAAGAAACCTTAAAATTACGCCGCAAAGATATAACAAATAAAAGAATAAAACAACATAATACTATAAATATTTGTTTATATTTTAATCTCAAAACAAGTATAAAATACTGATTTTTAAGACAATAAATAGCTACTTATAAAAAAAAGAAATGAATAGATATTAAAAACAAATGTCAATATAGAACTCGATAGATATATTCTAAAAAAATTATCCAAACATCGTACCGAATCTACAAGACCTAAAAAAATAGGATAAAAATGTCTTTTTATCCTACAATAATTCAAGGTTTTAAAACGTCGTGCCGTTTCTTACTTAGAAACGGTACAATTACAGGGTTACGGATATCTTCTCCTGGGTCAGGAGAAATTCCGAGTTCCAAAAATCGACAGACAAAACGAAGAATTGGATTAACCTTGCTTGCTGCGCATCAGAGTTGTTTTGAAAATCAAAAATACTCAGATATGCAGGAATGGAAGGAACATCTTTTAGGTGAGATACGACAAATATGGAAGAGTTATCTTCAATTATGCATTGGTATGCATTCAAAGTCTTTTACAATAAAGTATTTGAGATAGAAGACTCGCTGAATAAAGACAAAATCGAGAGCTATATTCCTTGTGAAAGAATTCTGGTGGAGCGGGGCGGAGTGAAAAAGCATGTACGTAAACCGATCATTTCCTCCCTTCTGTTCTTCCATTCCACAGAGAAACAAGCATTGGCCTTACAGCAGAAGCTGGCAGACCGAGTCCTACTATATACCCGTCTTGTCAATTGGCAAAAGCTGCCGATAGCTATCCCTGAACGGGAAATGAAAATTTTCATGCTTGTCACTTCCTCCGGAGAAAAAGGGCTGGACTATTTCGGCGATGTCCCCATGGAGTACAGCACCGGCGAACGGGTTCTTGTTACGGACGGTCCATTCAAGGGAGCAGAAGGCTGCATACACCGCATCAAAGGAAACCGCCGCCTGATAGTGGCAATACAAGGTGTGTGCGCGGTGGCAACTGCCTATATTCCCCAATGCTTTCTCAGAAAGATATAAATCAATACATTTAAACAAGCTCTCACCTAATCAAATCCTTCAGAAATGACAATCTGCTATTTTGAAACTTTAGCGGCATTTGCCGTCAGCTGCCTGCTCAGTGCAATGATCATTCCCAAAATATCATTGATAGCTTTCAGACGGCGACTTTTCGATCCGTTGGACGACCGAAAGTTGCATACGACACACATTCCCCGTCTGGGGGGAATCGCTTTTTTTCCGTGTATCATTATGCCCATTTCGCTCGTCATCGCCTGCCATAATCTCTGTACAGACAGCAATTTGCTCAGTTGGGAACAATCCACCTGCCTGCTCACCCTGTTCAGCTGCCTCTTCATGCTCTATCTGATGGGGATGAGAGACGACCTGATAGGTATGCGCTACCGCGCTAAGTTTGTCATCCAGACACTTTGCAGCCTTTTACTGGTAGCTTCAGGCTTTTGTTTCAACAATCTCTACGGACTGTTTGGCATTCACGAATTGCCCCATTATGTGGGCATACCATTCACAGTCTTTATCATTGTCTATATCATGAATGCAATTAATCTTATAGACGGTATTGATGGCCTGGCTTCCGGATTGAGCATGATAGCCTTCTTCGCTTTCGGTTGCATGTTCGTCTGTCTGCACTGGTGGTTGTATGCCTTTATCTCCTTTGCGGCTTTGGGGGCACTGATACCATTCTTCTATTATAATATGTTCGGGCAGACCCGCCGCGGACGGAAAGTATTCATGGGAGATACCGGTTCATTGACTATCGGTCTGTTGCTGGCTGTAATGGCCATCCATCTCAGTATGTCCGATCCCGCCAAGGAAGAACTCTTTCCCGGTGCCATCGTGACGGCTTTCTCTTTCCTGCTGGTGCCGATGCTGGACGTAGTTCGGGTAGTGCTTCACCGCCTGCGCAACCATCAGCCTCTGTTCCTCCCCGACAAGAATCATATCCACCATAAATTCATCGCCCTGGGAATGTCGCAACATCAGGCACTGTGCTTTATCCTGAGCATCGCCTGGCTTTTTATTATGGCCAATACACTCTTGGCCCCTTACTTGTCCGTCACCGTACTGTTCCTGCTGGATGTGGCGGTATGGACAGCGATGCACTTCTACATCACAGCGAAAATTACCAAAAAACACCCAAGAAATTAATACTTCATACCTTATACTTCATATTTCTATTTTATATTAAAATTAAAACATGAAAAATCATCTTTTATGCCTGTTCCTTTCGTTGGCGTTGCTCTCATCGTGCAACACATCGAAAGAGATAATCTATTTTCAGGACGTGGAGGTAAACAGCCCCGAAGCAGTTGCCCCACCCCAGGACATCACCGTGCAACCCAAGGATCAGATATCCATCGTAGTGTCGAGCAAGGACCCTGAGCTGGCGGCTTTGTTCAACCTGACCCGCGTGCAGCAGAGAGTAGGCTCCACAGGACTAAACAACAGTAACAACAACGGAGAAATTTCCGGCTATACGCTTGACGACA encodes the following:
- a CDS encoding MraY family glycosyltransferase, translated to MTICYFETLAAFAVSCLLSAMIIPKISLIAFRRRLFDPLDDRKLHTTHIPRLGGIAFFPCIIMPISLVIACHNLCTDSNLLSWEQSTCLLTLFSCLFMLYLMGMRDDLIGMRYRAKFVIQTLCSLLLVASGFCFNNLYGLFGIHELPHYVGIPFTVFIIVYIMNAINLIDGIDGLASGLSMIAFFAFGCMFVCLHWWLYAFISFAALGALIPFFYYNMFGQTRRGRKVFMGDTGSLTIGLLLAVMAIHLSMSDPAKEELFPGAIVTAFSFLLVPMLDVVRVVLHRLRNHQPLFLPDKNHIHHKFIALGMSQHQALCFILSIAWLFIMANTLLAPYLSVTVLFLLDVAVWTAMHFYITAKITKKHPRN
- a CDS encoding UpxY family transcription antiterminator translates to MEELSSIMHWYAFKVFYNKVFEIEDSLNKDKIESYIPCERILVERGGVKKHVRKPIISSLLFFHSTEKQALALQQKLADRVLLYTRLVNWQKLPIAIPEREMKIFMLVTSSGEKGLDYFGDVPMEYSTGERVLVTDGPFKGAEGCIHRIKGNRRLIVAIQGVCAVATAYIPQCFLRKI
- a CDS encoding site-specific integrase — its product is MATVKVKFRKSSVEGKAGTIYYQLCHKQSNRQITTRMRILPHWWDAEKETFIAEADNIGFSARYQQQIEKDLQCIRRILCEWDGEGRDYTLADVIDRFRTLNENGDTVLSCLTVLIDELKNDGRWGNARNLQRASNSFSDFLGGLDIPLKQIDERLVMEYEQWLRARKVSKNSSSFYMRTLRSAYNKVINRNQMEQTFPFRNVYTGVERTRKRAVPEDIMVRLQKLDLTHSAPLAFSRDMFIFSYCTRGMAFVDIAYLKKEDVSGGILSYVRHKTGQRLTVRIEPLIEEIIKRYEPSVRNSPYLFPIITSNDPEETFRQYQTALGYHNRKLKKLGKLTGENLHLSSYTARHSWATVARKHNVPLSVISAGMGHTSEKTTLIYLDSVENSLIDKANEGILEALCCNVSK